A window of Planctomycetota bacterium contains these coding sequences:
- a CDS encoding SDR family NAD(P)-dependent oxidoreductase — translation MSADMQGRTAVVAGAAGALGSALVERLLDAKTVVHAIVSPRHGEAPSSWANHVTMHRADLRDDAAVSAVYAGIDNVWASLQAVGGFAVGPIESTTAEEARRMFEINAVSALLCSRAAAKRIRLTGAGGRIVNVSARPVLAPVAGLTAYAMSKAAVAALTQTLAVELRPDRILVNAIVPSLIDSPANRAAMPDADHAVWPTAAQVADVMLHLASPANVLTSGALVPVYGGA, via the coding sequence ATGAGCGCGGATATGCAGGGACGAACAGCAGTTGTGGCGGGCGCGGCGGGGGCGCTGGGGTCGGCGCTCGTGGAGCGTCTCCTCGACGCCAAGACGGTCGTGCATGCGATTGTCTCGCCAAGACATGGCGAGGCGCCGTCATCTTGGGCGAATCATGTCACCATGCATCGGGCGGACCTGCGCGACGATGCAGCCGTGTCGGCTGTTTACGCCGGGATCGACAATGTCTGGGCGTCATTGCAGGCGGTCGGCGGATTCGCCGTGGGGCCGATTGAATCGACGACTGCTGAAGAAGCGCGTCGCATGTTCGAAATCAATGCCGTTAGCGCCCTGCTCTGCAGCCGCGCGGCAGCTAAACGGATCCGTCTCACCGGGGCCGGCGGGCGCATCGTCAACGTCAGCGCCCGCCCCGTGCTCGCCCCCGTCGCTGGGTTGACGGCATATGCCATGAGCAAAGCCGCCGTCGCCGCACTGACACAGACCCTCGCCGTCGAGCTCCGCCCCGACCGCATTCTCGTCAACGCCATCGTGCCCTCGCTCATTGACAGCCCCGCCAATCGCGCCGCCATGCCCGACGCCGACCACGCCGTCTGGCCCACCGCCGCCCAGGTCGCCGATGTGATGCTGCACCTGGCGAGCCCGGCGAACGTGCTTACCAGCGGCGCACTCGTTCCGGTCTACGGCGGCGCTTAA